The following are encoded in a window of Desulfomicrobium macestii genomic DNA:
- a CDS encoding ion transporter, which translates to MRHEPNGLQAPDRPWRSRLHEVIFEADTFAGKAFDLILILSIALSVLAVVLDSVASVHARWGDELLIAEWAFTVLFSIEYALRIVSVRKPFRYVWSFFGMVDLLAILPTYISLVVPGSQYLLVIRVLRVLRIFRVLKLANYLNEARQLTAAMRSSRRKITVFLFTVLTLVVVLGSLMYMIEGEESGFTSIPQSVYWAIVTLTTVGYGDISPITPLGKALAAVVMILGYGIIAVPTGIVTVELSRASAGRISTQACESCGAEGHDSDAAYCKHCGARL; encoded by the coding sequence ATGAGGCATGAACCGAACGGTCTGCAGGCCCCGGATAGGCCCTGGCGCTCCAGATTGCACGAGGTGATCTTCGAGGCGGACACCTTTGCCGGCAAGGCCTTCGACCTGATCCTCATTCTGAGCATCGCCCTGTCCGTGCTGGCTGTGGTTCTTGACAGCGTGGCCTCGGTACATGCCCGCTGGGGCGACGAACTTCTGATCGCGGAATGGGCGTTCACCGTGCTCTTCAGCATCGAGTACGCCCTGCGCATCGTGTCGGTCCGCAAACCCTTCAGATACGTGTGGAGTTTTTTCGGCATGGTGGACCTGCTGGCCATCCTGCCGACCTACATCTCCCTGGTGGTGCCTGGGAGCCAGTATCTGCTGGTCATCCGGGTGCTGCGCGTGCTCCGAATCTTCCGGGTCCTCAAGCTGGCCAACTATCTGAACGAGGCCAGGCAACTGACTGCCGCCATGCGCAGCAGTCGGCGCAAGATCACGGTGTTCCTGTTCACGGTGCTGACGCTGGTCGTCGTCCTGGGTTCGCTCATGTACATGATCGAGGGCGAGGAATCGGGTTTCACATCCATCCCCCAGTCCGTGTATTGGGCCATCGTGACCCTGACCACGGTGGGTTATGGAGACATTTCTCCGATCACACCCCTTGGAAAAGCTCTGGCCGCCGTGGTCATGATTCTTGGTTACGGCATCATTGCGGTCCCGACCGGAATCGTCACGGTGGAGCTTTCCCGTGCTTCCGCAGGGCGCATTTCGACCCAGGCCTGCGAATCATGCGGGGCGGAAGGGCATGACTCCGACGCGGCTTACTGCAAACACTGCGGCGCGAGGCTCTGA
- a CDS encoding response regulator yields the protein MNKLKVLFVDDDIHVQQSLRRIVMARKLPIELLLTTSASEADRILSSMACDVIVTDARLSDMGGKELLTYVRERWPMTMRILMTSEAEDGIVSSLLVVAHQLLNKPVGPTELLEAVQSASRLRFLLMNERLRTVVHRMEHLPVVPNVYRELTRALRDENTSSLTLAKILSQDMSLTTGILKLINTPYFGLSRRVSDMLQAVGILGVNLIRGLVIADRVFKTLDPDMYPGFDTEKLWTHCLDVARCCRAVARSDGADGRAVEDAFLCGLLHDVGKIVLAEGCPGEFVRILLLAQARNIPLADIEAEELGVTHAEVGAYLLGLWGFSEDVVIAIAQHHGSRQGPAWSHLSFVVHMVDVEMHNRYVRQSGHAPHSFASALLDVEDGEVTLAKWKAVMMTELESPS from the coding sequence ATGAATAAGCTCAAAGTGCTCTTTGTTGATGACGACATCCATGTGCAGCAGAGTCTGAGGCGCATCGTCATGGCCAGAAAGCTGCCCATCGAGCTGCTGTTGACGACGTCCGCCAGTGAGGCGGATCGGATTCTCTCCTCCATGGCCTGCGACGTCATCGTGACCGACGCCAGACTGTCCGACATGGGCGGCAAGGAACTGTTGACGTATGTCAGGGAGCGCTGGCCCATGACCATGCGCATCCTGATGACGTCCGAAGCCGAGGATGGCATTGTTTCAAGCCTTCTCGTCGTCGCGCATCAGTTGCTGAACAAGCCGGTCGGTCCGACGGAACTCCTTGAGGCGGTCCAATCGGCTTCGCGGCTGCGTTTTTTGCTCATGAATGAGCGTTTGCGAACGGTCGTGCACCGCATGGAACATCTGCCGGTGGTACCAAATGTGTATCGGGAACTGACCCGGGCGCTGCGCGATGAAAACACGTCGAGCCTGACCCTGGCCAAAATTCTTTCCCAGGACATGAGCCTGACGACGGGTATCCTGAAGCTCATCAACACTCCGTATTTCGGGCTTTCCCGCAGGGTGAGCGACATGCTCCAGGCGGTGGGCATACTCGGCGTGAATCTGATCAGGGGATTGGTGATCGCCGATCGAGTTTTCAAGACCCTGGATCCGGACATGTACCCCGGATTTGATACCGAGAAGCTCTGGACTCACTGTCTCGACGTGGCGCGTTGCTGCCGGGCGGTGGCGCGGAGCGACGGGGCGGATGGCAGGGCGGTCGAGGACGCGTTTCTGTGCGGTCTCCTGCATGATGTGGGCAAGATCGTTCTGGCCGAAGGGTGTCCGGGAGAGTTTGTGCGGATCCTGCTTCTGGCTCAGGCGCGGAATATTCCCTTGGCGGACATCGAGGCGGAAGAGCTGGGGGTGACCCATGCGGAGGTCGGCGCTTACCTGTTGGGATTGTGGGGATTTTCCGAGGATGTCGTCATCGCCATCGCCCAGCACCACGGAAGCAGGCAGGGGCCTGCCTGGTCGCATCTCTCCTTCGTTGTGCACATGGTGGACGTGGAAATGCACAACCGCTACGTGCGGCAGAGCGGACACGCTCCGCATTCATTTGCGTCAGCACTTCTTGATGTTGAAGACGGGGAAGTGACGCTCGCGAAATGGAAGGCCGTGATGATGACCGAACTCGAATCACCGAGCTGA
- a CDS encoding ornithine cyclodeaminase family protein: protein MKFVSEDVAARVVTMAEAIEAVEAMFKEYGCGLATVFPVAQGHGPDEGTSFSIKSGLIGASRKVGLKVGSYWPGNRARGLAAHASTTLLLDPDTGYPEALVAASHLTCLRTAASDAVAVRHLSRPDSRVLALFGAGHQAWFELLAVREVRSIGKVFVVNRSPQAGDAFARRIREELGIDAVCVSAQAALAAADIVVTVTASRGPLFDAAWVRPGTHISAMGADQPGKQELDTALVAGASLFADVVQQSLAIGEYEAAHKAGLADSGRITSIGAVLNGTPGRTRVDQITIYDSSGMALQDIAISSLALRKADELGLVLTP from the coding sequence ATGAAATTCGTCAGCGAAGATGTTGCGGCCCGGGTCGTGACCATGGCCGAAGCCATAGAGGCCGTGGAGGCCATGTTCAAGGAATACGGGTGCGGTCTGGCCACGGTTTTTCCGGTGGCGCAGGGGCACGGACCCGACGAGGGGACCTCGTTCAGTATCAAGAGCGGCCTCATCGGGGCCAGCCGGAAAGTGGGCCTCAAGGTCGGCAGCTACTGGCCGGGGAATCGTGCGCGCGGGCTGGCCGCCCATGCCTCCACGACCCTGCTGCTGGACCCGGACACGGGCTACCCCGAGGCCCTCGTGGCCGCCTCGCATCTGACCTGCCTGCGCACCGCGGCCTCGGACGCCGTGGCCGTGCGCCATCTGTCCCGTCCGGACAGCCGCGTCCTGGCCCTGTTCGGGGCGGGGCACCAGGCCTGGTTCGAGCTGCTGGCCGTGCGCGAGGTGCGCTCCATTGGCAAGGTTTTCGTGGTCAACCGCTCCCCGCAGGCTGGAGATGCGTTTGCGCGGCGCATCCGCGAAGAACTCGGGATCGACGCCGTGTGCGTGAGCGCGCAGGCGGCCCTGGCCGCCGCCGACATCGTCGTGACCGTCACCGCCTCGCGCGGCCCGCTCTTCGATGCGGCATGGGTGCGGCCGGGCACGCACATCTCGGCCATGGGCGCGGATCAGCCGGGCAAGCAGGAGCTGGACACGGCCCTGGTGGCCGGCGCGTCGCTTTTTGCCGACGTGGTGCAGCAGTCCCTGGCCATCGGTGAATACGAGGCGGCCCACAAGGCCGGGCTGGCGGATTCCGGCCGCATCACGTCCATCGGGGCGGTGCTGAACGGGACTCCGGGGAGGACTCGCGTCGATCAAATCACCATTTACGACAGTTCGGGCATGGCATTGCAGGACATCGCCATCAGCTCCCTGGCGTTGCGCAAGGCCGATGAGCTTGGCCTGGTGCTGACGCCCTGA
- a CDS encoding cytidine deaminase, with product MKQHDPDKSLDIVLRDKLLAEAASAAEQAYAPYSGFRVGAAVLCGRGAIYRGANIENASLGLCTCAERVALASAYAAGERDIIAIAVACVDAPQDAPLEQRMPCGACRQWIRELAPHAAIIIPGAERSFSIRELMPLAFSLDSGLPGRRDGHG from the coding sequence ATGAAGCAGCACGATCCCGATAAGAGTCTCGACATCGTTCTTCGCGACAAACTGCTTGCCGAGGCCGCATCGGCGGCGGAGCAGGCGTACGCGCCGTACTCTGGGTTCCGCGTCGGCGCCGCCGTGCTGTGCGGGCGGGGCGCGATATACAGGGGCGCGAACATCGAGAACGCCAGCCTCGGCCTTTGCACCTGCGCCGAGCGGGTGGCCCTGGCCTCGGCCTATGCGGCCGGGGAGAGAGACATCATCGCCATCGCCGTCGCCTGCGTGGATGCGCCGCAGGACGCGCCGCTTGAACAGCGCATGCCGTGCGGCGCATGCAGGCAATGGATTCGGGAACTGGCCCCGCACGCGGCGATCATCATTCCTGGCGCGGAGCGTTCCTTTTCGATCCGGGAGCTGATGCCGCTGGCGTTTTCCCTGGACTCCGGACTCCCGGGAAGACGTGACGGGCACGGCTGA
- a CDS encoding LysE family translocator has translation MGYYLTIGAVLGLSAGFAPGPLLTLVISETLRHGIRSGIRVALAPIITDFPIILLTLLVLSKLSAFHGILGIISIAGGVFILFMGYESVRAKGFDLQLPSAEKRSLRKGILANMLSPHPYLFWFSVGAPTMTKALVQGPWAPAAFVAGFYACLIGAKIALAILVGSSRSFFRGAVYVWTMRALGFVLIALALLLFRDGLRLLGFGGALF, from the coding sequence ATGGGATACTATCTGACAATCGGAGCCGTTCTGGGGCTGTCCGCCGGGTTCGCGCCGGGGCCGCTGCTTACGCTGGTCATTTCGGAAACGCTCCGGCACGGCATCAGGTCCGGGATCAGGGTCGCCCTTGCCCCCATCATCACCGATTTTCCGATCATCCTTCTGACGCTCCTCGTGCTTTCGAAGCTGTCGGCTTTTCACGGCATCCTTGGAATCATCTCCATCGCAGGAGGCGTTTTCATACTGTTCATGGGGTATGAAAGCGTGCGCGCCAAGGGCTTCGATCTTCAGCTCCCAAGTGCGGAGAAGCGGTCGCTGCGCAAGGGCATTCTGGCCAACATGCTGAGTCCACACCCCTATCTTTTCTGGTTCAGCGTAGGGGCGCCGACGATGACGAAGGCCCTGGTGCAGGGCCCCTGGGCTCCGGCGGCGTTTGTGGCGGGCTTCTACGCCTGTCTGATCGGGGCCAAAATCGCCCTGGCCATTCTTGTCGGCTCGTCGAGGTCCTTTTTCAGGGGCGCGGTGTATGTCTGGACCATGCGCGCGCTCGGCTTCGTGCTGATCGCCTTGGCGCTGCTGCTTTTCCGTGACGGGCTCAGGCTGCTTGGTTTCGGTGGCGCGTTGTTTTGA
- a CDS encoding LOG family protein: MKSVCVFLGSSSGNHPAYMHATDALGRELARRGITCVYGGSRTGLMNRLAESVLEAKGEIVGVTVQALKDKEEFHRGLTRLHVVPTMHERKTLMIDLADGFIALPGGIGTYDEFFEVYTLRQLGFHSKPCGLLDVNGFYEPLKLMLGMAEREGFMKQPYREAITVSSDPSEILDLMAEQFRDRLAAG; the protein is encoded by the coding sequence ATGAAATCAGTCTGCGTGTTCCTGGGCTCAAGCTCCGGGAACCATCCGGCCTACATGCACGCCACCGACGCCCTGGGTCGTGAACTGGCCAGGCGCGGGATCACCTGCGTCTATGGCGGTTCCCGCACTGGCCTCATGAACCGGCTTGCCGAGAGTGTCCTTGAGGCCAAGGGAGAAATCGTCGGCGTCACGGTTCAGGCCTTGAAGGACAAGGAGGAGTTTCACAGAGGGCTGACTCGGCTTCATGTCGTGCCGACGATGCACGAGCGCAAGACGCTCATGATCGACTTGGCGGACGGGTTCATCGCCCTTCCGGGCGGCATCGGGACATATGACGAGTTTTTCGAGGTTTACACGCTTCGGCAGCTGGGATTTCACTCCAAGCCCTGCGGACTCCTGGACGTGAACGGTTTTTATGAGCCGCTGAAGCTGATGCTCGGCATGGCCGAGCGGGAAGGGTTCATGAAGCAGCCGTATCGTGAAGCCATCACGGTCTCATCAGACCCGTCGGAAATTCTGGATCTCATGGCGGAGCAGTTTCGTGACAGGCTGGCGGCCGGTTGA
- a CDS encoding hemolysin family protein, producing the protein MAILALEIFVIFLLIAVNGVFSMSEIAVLTSKRHVLRREAKSGNVRARLVLGLAGHPEKFMSAVQVGITLIGIFTGVFSGATISGVLSLRIAEAFDVSAEVSETAAVFITVSVITYFTLIFGELLPKKLALSNPDRWAKAIAPVITFVQAVAHPVVVLVSRNVHLLARLLGIGEGRSGLTEEDFRSVIDEARVRGIIEPQEKDMLNRVMHFADQRVSAVMTHRSRVVQIDVADGEQRNAEVLRQANHSNYPVVDGSADNLIGFVSVKDLYAKSLSGQSIRSVLQEPIFIQETFSAMSLLSAFKETGNKIAIVVDEYGDIQGLVTLTDILESLVGEIREDALEVPLIAGREDGSWLVDAHAPLYDVFHRLGIDVPRAQSFPGINTISGFILHHLGDIPSESQFFTYHGFRFEIVDMDGQRLDKILISRLEGDDPAGS; encoded by the coding sequence ATGGCCATACTCGCGCTTGAGATTTTCGTTATCTTCCTGCTCATAGCGGTCAACGGTGTCTTCTCCATGTCTGAAATCGCCGTCCTGACATCCAAGCGGCATGTGCTTCGGCGGGAGGCCAAAAGTGGGAACGTTCGGGCGCGTCTGGTGCTGGGCCTGGCCGGTCATCCCGAGAAATTCATGTCCGCCGTGCAGGTAGGCATCACCCTCATCGGCATATTCACCGGCGTTTTCAGCGGCGCCACGATTTCAGGGGTGTTGTCCTTGAGAATCGCCGAGGCGTTCGATGTGTCCGCCGAGGTGTCCGAGACCGCCGCCGTCTTCATCACGGTCTCCGTGATTACCTATTTCACGCTCATATTCGGCGAACTTCTGCCCAAGAAGCTCGCCCTCTCCAATCCCGACCGCTGGGCCAAGGCCATTGCGCCCGTCATCACGTTCGTTCAGGCCGTGGCCCATCCCGTCGTGGTGCTCGTGTCCCGAAATGTGCACCTCCTCGCGAGGCTACTTGGGATAGGCGAAGGCAGAAGCGGGCTGACGGAAGAGGACTTCAGATCGGTCATTGACGAGGCTCGGGTCAGGGGCATCATTGAACCGCAGGAAAAGGACATGCTCAACCGCGTCATGCACTTCGCGGATCAGCGTGTTTCGGCAGTCATGACGCATCGGTCGCGTGTGGTGCAGATCGACGTGGCCGACGGCGAGCAGAGGAATGCCGAGGTCCTGCGCCAGGCAAACCACTCGAATTATCCGGTGGTGGACGGTTCGGCGGACAATCTGATCGGCTTCGTGAGCGTGAAGGACCTCTACGCAAAGAGCCTCAGCGGACAGAGCATCCGTAGCGTGCTCCAGGAACCGATATTCATCCAGGAAACGTTTTCGGCCATGTCCCTCTTGAGCGCGTTCAAGGAAACCGGAAACAAGATCGCCATCGTGGTCGACGAATATGGCGACATCCAAGGGCTCGTCACCCTGACGGACATCCTGGAATCCCTCGTCGGCGAGATCAGGGAGGACGCCCTGGAGGTTCCGCTCATTGCCGGACGCGAAGACGGTTCATGGCTGGTGGACGCCCACGCGCCGCTCTATGACGTCTTTCACAGGCTGGGCATCGACGTGCCGAGGGCTCAGTCCTTTCCGGGAATCAACACCATCAGCGGATTCATTCTGCATCATCTCGGCGACATACCCAGTGAGTCGCAGTTTTTTACCTACCACGGGTTCAGATTCGAAATCGTGGACATGGACGGGCAACGGCTCGACAAGATTCTCATTTCCCGGCTTGAAGGAGACGATCCTGCTGGGTCGTGA
- a CDS encoding PAS domain-containing sensor histidine kinase: protein MENPVDLLRAKEDWLVERILFYAQKHGYAQYTSTLPEAWRISIAGLIDALSPAFAEGSASDIEIKVHTDWSSDPVAEFGLQAAQRHRGRGVDLGMFLGLFVYYRQAFLDCIRQFMPPGEGREGLEYSMIRLFDRMSTAFCSEWAGHGEQDSNARLAASLRKMTNEKNRYLTFFESLVHPVIFVSHDGAIENLNRAAARLLEENAAHGRDYYACRTKGAMASLCGEKALKVFPWLAEALSPEEMEPDEAKERLVTFPVSGGERLFQTCTCKVPGVSGQFAGTSIFLQDVTESLRDQEMILTAKEELERTFDTISDLVFLVDDSGVIQRANRALADKLGLLPKDVVGRTCREILGCTECRLENTGHLSHETSVTYPNLPGRFMVRASELLGRDGKRIGRVVVSRDVTSSDRIRDTLESIESKYKSIFDHAPVGIFQSTPEGVYLSVNETMADMFGFGSTSDMIRYYMDIARQMYAEPADRDALIAEGLERDIVPARDVNLVRPDGSTFWGRLRGRLVRDAQSRVMYFEGFVEDVTGRRSARESLARSEQLFRSLAENMSQGLVHVDLAGIVEYCNDHFCDLVRQSRDVLMGMPITPLVHEEDKALFRSIFGQEACFLPGSRFDLRLQVQGDIRFVLVTPVAQRSGGRHPLGYWLLFLDITERRMLESQLLQTQKLEAIGQLAAGIAHEINTPTQYVMNNMWFIKEGVENLKLALEACRTLTTGSEALEKLTTRETDLQVPFYLEELPPAISETMQGLDRISAIVNSVKQFAHPGHDQHQEVDLNELIDKTVTLSRNEWKYVAEMAVDLDPNLPRVVCSSQAIGQVLLNLVVNAVHAVMDVSREANRLGKITIGTRNLEERVEIRIKDDGTGIPMHARDHIFEPFFTTKPVGKGTGQGLFIAHRVVVKEHGGAIGFETETGKGTTVIISLPVEGVGEGVRNE from the coding sequence ATGGAAAATCCCGTTGACCTGCTCCGGGCCAAGGAAGATTGGCTTGTCGAGCGCATTCTCTTCTATGCCCAGAAGCACGGTTATGCCCAATACACATCCACGCTTCCCGAAGCGTGGCGAATCTCCATTGCCGGGTTGATTGACGCCCTGTCTCCGGCCTTTGCGGAAGGATCGGCGTCTGACATCGAGATCAAGGTGCATACCGACTGGAGTTCGGATCCTGTGGCAGAATTCGGGCTTCAGGCGGCCCAAAGGCACCGGGGGCGCGGTGTCGATCTTGGCATGTTTCTGGGGCTTTTCGTTTACTACAGGCAGGCATTTCTGGACTGCATCAGGCAGTTCATGCCTCCTGGAGAAGGAAGGGAAGGCCTCGAATATTCCATGATTCGTCTTTTCGACCGCATGAGCACGGCGTTCTGCTCCGAATGGGCGGGGCACGGGGAGCAGGATTCCAACGCTCGCCTGGCCGCAAGCCTGCGGAAAATGACTAACGAGAAGAATCGTTACCTGACTTTTTTCGAAAGTCTCGTTCATCCGGTCATCTTTGTTTCTCACGATGGGGCCATCGAGAACCTGAATCGCGCCGCCGCCAGGCTGCTTGAGGAAAATGCAGCGCATGGTCGGGATTACTACGCATGTCGCACCAAAGGAGCAATGGCGAGCCTTTGCGGGGAGAAGGCATTGAAGGTTTTTCCCTGGCTCGCTGAGGCATTGAGTCCGGAAGAAATGGAACCGGACGAAGCGAAGGAGCGTCTGGTTACTTTTCCGGTTTCCGGTGGTGAACGGCTCTTCCAAACTTGCACGTGCAAGGTGCCCGGCGTGTCCGGACAATTCGCGGGTACTTCGATTTTTCTCCAGGATGTGACGGAGTCCTTGAGGGATCAGGAAATGATTCTGACAGCCAAGGAGGAACTCGAACGCACCTTCGACACAATTTCCGACTTGGTGTTTCTGGTCGACGACTCGGGCGTCATTCAGCGGGCCAACAGGGCCCTGGCGGACAAACTGGGGCTGTTACCCAAGGACGTGGTCGGCAGAACGTGCCGGGAGATTTTGGGCTGCACCGAGTGCAGACTGGAAAACACGGGGCATTTGTCGCATGAGACGTCCGTGACGTATCCCAATTTGCCGGGCAGATTCATGGTTCGCGCCAGCGAGTTGCTGGGCAGGGACGGTAAACGTATCGGCAGGGTTGTCGTATCCCGCGACGTGACCTCTTCGGACAGAATCCGGGACACCCTGGAGTCCATCGAGAGCAAGTACAAGAGCATTTTTGATCATGCGCCGGTGGGAATATTCCAGAGCACCCCCGAAGGCGTCTACCTGAGCGTCAACGAGACCATGGCCGACATGTTCGGTTTCGGTTCGACCAGCGACATGATCAGGTATTACATGGATATCGCCCGTCAGATGTATGCCGAACCGGCGGACCGGGACGCGTTGATCGCAGAAGGCCTTGAGCGGGATATCGTTCCAGCCAGGGACGTGAATCTGGTTCGGCCGGACGGATCGACATTCTGGGGCCGTCTGCGTGGGCGCCTGGTGCGTGATGCGCAGAGCAGGGTCATGTATTTCGAGGGGTTCGTCGAGGATGTCACCGGCCGCCGAAGCGCCAGGGAAAGCCTGGCGCGCAGCGAGCAGCTTTTCCGGAGTCTGGCCGAGAACATGAGCCAGGGACTGGTGCATGTGGATTTGGCGGGCATTGTCGAATATTGCAACGACCACTTCTGCGACCTCGTGCGGCAGAGCAGGGATGTGCTCATGGGCATGCCCATAACGCCCCTTGTGCATGAAGAGGACAAGGCGCTTTTCCGCTCGATATTCGGCCAGGAGGCCTGTTTCCTGCCGGGGTCCCGGTTCGACCTGCGCCTGCAGGTTCAAGGGGACATCCGCTTTGTCCTGGTCACGCCCGTGGCGCAGCGTTCAGGGGGGAGGCATCCGCTGGGCTACTGGCTTTTGTTTCTGGACATCACCGAGCGCAGGATGCTCGAATCCCAGCTTCTCCAGACGCAAAAGCTCGAGGCCATAGGTCAGTTGGCCGCCGGGATCGCCCACGAAATCAACACCCCGACTCAATATGTCATGAACAACATGTGGTTCATCAAGGAGGGGGTTGAAAACCTGAAATTGGCCCTCGAAGCCTGCCGGACTCTGACCACGGGAAGCGAGGCCCTGGAGAAGTTGACGACCAGGGAAACGGATCTGCAGGTTCCATTTTATCTGGAAGAGCTCCCACCGGCGATTTCCGAGACGATGCAGGGGCTGGACCGGATCTCCGCCATCGTCAATTCGGTCAAGCAGTTCGCTCACCCCGGCCACGACCAGCATCAGGAGGTCGATTTGAACGAACTGATCGATAAAACGGTGACTCTGTCCCGCAACGAGTGGAAGTACGTGGCCGAAATGGCTGTCGACCTCGATCCGAATTTGCCACGCGTTGTATGCTCTTCCCAGGCCATAGGCCAAGTGCTCTTGAACCTGGTGGTCAATGCCGTGCACGCGGTCATGGATGTGTCCAGGGAGGCGAACCGGTTGGGCAAGATCACGATCGGCACGCGAAACCTGGAAGAGCGGGTCGAGATTCGGATCAAGGATGACGGGACGGGTATTCCAATGCATGCCAGGGACCATATTTTCGAACCCTTCTTCACGACCAAGCCCGTGGGCAAAGGGACGGGACAGGGCCTGTTCATCGCCCATCGCGTGGTGGTCAAGGAGCATGGCGGCGCTATCGGCTTTGAAACCGAAACCGGCAAGGGAACCACGGTCATCATCTCCTTGCCTGTTGAGGGCGTGGGCGAAGGTGTGCGCAATGAATAA
- a CDS encoding response regulator, which translates to MKFLIVEDDPAGAILLRMILTEYGDVDEVNDGPGAIEAFDGAWSEGRPYDVIFLDIMMPDMSGHEVLKVLREKERALRLPQIREVKIIMTTALDSAESVSQAFYEGRASGYLVKPIYGHSIINEMKKLGII; encoded by the coding sequence ATGAAATTCCTGATCGTTGAAGACGACCCCGCCGGAGCAATACTGCTGAGGATGATCCTGACCGAATATGGAGACGTCGACGAGGTGAACGATGGACCCGGCGCCATCGAGGCCTTCGACGGAGCCTGGTCGGAGGGCAGGCCCTATGACGTGATCTTTCTGGATATCATGATGCCGGACATGAGCGGACACGAGGTGCTCAAAGTCCTTCGGGAAAAGGAGCGGGCTCTGCGCCTGCCTCAGATCAGGGAAGTCAAGATCATCATGACCACCGCCCTCGACAGCGCCGAAAGCGTGAGCCAGGCCTTCTACGAAGGCAGGGCTTCGGGGTATCTGGTCAAACCGATATATGGGCACAGCATCATCAATGAAATGAAGAAGCTTGGCATCATCTAA
- a CDS encoding HD domain-containing phosphohydrolase — MTTNQKHREQAVLFVDDEPAVLLGLNRSLHNATFRRHFAGSAFQALELIDSGDIDIVVADEQMPGMSGSDFLAIVRNRQPRIIRIILTGHASLERVIAAINNGQIHRFLTKPIETQQLVEILEEYLTALRLQDTKTALNSRTDTVGRWEWDILEDTCSWNESFARIMHTRLDEGNARLPSLFSSVHIEDRAELLSIIHNCRDNAQTREAEHRIVTPDGEVRWVIQFMDVFRDGDRVWKLFGMLRDITDQKEKATLLAERMVMLQATLSKTVEALGRVTEIRDPYTAGHQARVARLAKEMGRRMGLDSRCLEGLETAAKLHDIGKIYVPAEFLTKPGTLREAEMNLMKYHPEIGHQIIQDIPFSMPVANIVLQHHERLDGSGYPGGLKEEEILPEARILAVADVFEAMSSYRPYRPGLGPEAAMRELRTGKGIAFDPTAVDTLEGIMEEHPDFLSSTRAMDNSD; from the coding sequence GTGACCACAAACCAGAAGCATCGCGAACAGGCAGTCCTCTTCGTCGATGATGAACCGGCAGTATTGCTCGGACTGAACCGTTCCCTCCACAATGCCACTTTCCGACGCCATTTCGCCGGGTCCGCGTTTCAGGCCCTGGAACTTATCGACTCGGGCGACATCGACATCGTGGTTGCCGACGAACAGATGCCCGGCATGTCCGGTTCCGACTTTCTGGCCATAGTCCGCAACCGACAGCCCCGGATCATCCGCATCATCCTCACCGGCCACGCGAGTCTTGAACGCGTCATCGCTGCCATCAACAACGGACAGATCCATCGCTTTCTGACCAAACCCATCGAAACGCAACAGCTTGTGGAGATACTCGAGGAGTACCTCACGGCCCTGCGCCTGCAGGACACCAAAACGGCCTTGAACAGCCGGACCGACACCGTCGGGCGCTGGGAATGGGACATCCTTGAAGACACATGCAGCTGGAACGAGAGTTTCGCACGCATCATGCACACCCGGTTGGACGAAGGAAACGCACGACTCCCTTCCCTTTTTTCAAGCGTCCATATCGAAGATCGCGCGGAACTCCTCTCCATCATCCACAACTGCCGCGACAACGCACAAACCAGGGAAGCCGAACACCGCATCGTCACACCCGATGGTGAAGTGCGCTGGGTCATCCAATTCATGGATGTTTTCCGGGATGGCGACAGGGTCTGGAAACTTTTCGGCATGCTTCGCGACATCACGGACCAGAAGGAAAAGGCGACCCTCCTGGCGGAACGCATGGTCATGCTGCAGGCGACACTGAGCAAGACCGTGGAAGCCCTGGGCCGCGTAACCGAGATAAGGGACCCTTACACGGCCGGCCATCAGGCCCGTGTCGCCCGTTTGGCCAAGGAGATGGGCAGGCGCATGGGACTGGATTCCAGGTGTCTGGAAGGGCTGGAAACAGCAGCCAAACTTCACGATATCGGCAAGATCTACGTGCCTGCGGAATTTTTGACCAAACCCGGAACGCTGCGCGAAGCGGAAATGAACCTGATGAAGTACCACCCGGAAATCGGTCACCAGATCATCCAGGACATCCCCTTCAGCATGCCCGTCGCCAACATCGTCCTGCAACATCATGAGCGACTGGACGGATCCGGCTATCCGGGGGGCCTCAAGGAAGAAGAAATCCTTCCGGAGGCCAGAATCCTGGCCGTAGCCGATGTGTTTGAGGCCATGTCGTCCTACCGTCCGTATCGGCCGGGACTGGGGCCGGAAGCGGCCATGCGGGAATTACGCACTGGGAAAGGGATTGCGTTCGACCCGACGGCGGTCGACACTCTGGAAGGGATCATGGAGGAGCACCCGGATTTTTTAAGCAGCACCCGAGCGATGGACAACAGTGACTGA